From the genome of Armatimonadota bacterium, one region includes:
- a CDS encoding bifunctional folylpolyglutamate synthase/dihydrofolate synthase, with amino-acid sequence MSIEEALRYLASLNVYGWRMGNARMTEFLRRAGNPQDQVRSFHVAGTNGKGSVTMMIAECLRAAGCSTGAYFSPYVYRVNERILLDSEPISDSDLARWITNLKPIADSLRDTEYGQVTEFEMKTAVAMCCFAEHNVNFSVLEVGLGGRLDATNVIVPQACAISSIGLDHMDRLGPTLSDIAYEKAGAIKPGRPVVIGPCGIEAETMIRSVAQIRQAPSFFVGHEVETEDDGNSNEYVKVCFDKHELIVRPAMVGRAQRSNAATAAATLWASGIGVTDQAIAEGIGKARLPGRFETVGDPVRLILDGAHNAQAAEELAANLKGYEVVFVVGMSKPHDPVGFLEPLTRISRQFVFVAADHPRAYSPAELQAAAKQLSVEGRVASSVRDGVRSALSEGIVVVTGSFYVVGECEEFRNG; translated from the coding sequence ATGTCGATTGAAGAGGCGCTGCGCTATCTCGCCAGTCTGAACGTTTATGGCTGGCGCATGGGCAATGCCCGTATGACCGAGTTTCTGCGCCGTGCCGGCAACCCGCAGGATCAGGTCCGCAGCTTCCACGTCGCGGGCACGAACGGCAAGGGATCGGTTACGATGATGATCGCCGAGTGCCTGCGGGCTGCGGGCTGCTCGACCGGCGCCTACTTTTCCCCTTACGTCTATCGAGTGAACGAACGGATACTGCTCGATTCTGAACCAATCTCCGACAGCGACTTGGCAAGATGGATTACAAATTTGAAGCCTATCGCCGATTCATTGAGGGACACCGAATATGGCCAGGTTACGGAATTCGAGATGAAGACGGCGGTCGCTATGTGCTGCTTTGCCGAGCACAACGTAAACTTTTCTGTGCTAGAGGTCGGTTTGGGCGGTCGCTTGGACGCGACGAATGTGATTGTGCCGCAGGCGTGCGCGATCAGTTCGATCGGCCTGGACCACATGGATCGGCTGGGTCCGACTTTGTCCGACATCGCGTACGAGAAAGCAGGCGCAATCAAGCCGGGGCGTCCTGTGGTTATTGGGCCGTGCGGGATCGAGGCCGAGACGATGATTCGGTCGGTGGCTCAGATTCGCCAGGCTCCCAGCTTCTTTGTCGGCCATGAGGTTGAGACGGAAGACGATGGCAATTCGAACGAATATGTAAAAGTTTGCTTTGACAAACATGAACTTATTGTGCGTCCTGCGATGGTGGGACGCGCCCAAAGAAGCAATGCGGCAACGGCTGCGGCGACCCTGTGGGCTAGCGGGATCGGCGTTACGGACCAGGCGATAGCTGAAGGGATCGGTAAGGCGAGATTGCCTGGGCGTTTCGAGACGGTCGGCGATCCCGTTCGCCTGATTCTGGACGGCGCGCACAATGCCCAGGCGGCGGAAGAGTTGGCAGCCAATCTGAAAGGGTATGAAGTTGTCTTTGTCGTAGGAATGAGCAAGCCGCACGATCCGGTAGGGTTTCTGGAGCCTTTGACTCGCATTTCAAGGCAGTTTGTCTTTGTCGCGGCCGATCATCCAAGAGCCTACTCGCCCGCTGAACTTCAAGCCGCTGCCAAGCAACTCTCTGTTGAAGGCCGAGTCGCCTCTTCCGTTAGGGATGGCGTCCGCTCGGCGCTCTCGGAGGGCATTGTTGTGGTTACGGGCTCATTCTACGTGGTTGGCGAGTGCGAAGAGTTTCGCAACGGGTAA
- a CDS encoding FAD-binding oxidoreductase — protein MSLEIGLRALVGEEGRVSPHEFAVGGQSPPFAIAPVNEEELAATLKHASASGAGCSVFGSGSMRNAGNSLSPYDFALSGHRLKPLIDFQPEEMIVTVSCSVAFPELQRALAEAGHWLPWNPPASNGTIGGIIATGRSGSLRFRHGTPRDRLLAMRMALANGNLIKSGAKVVKSVAGYDLHRLFCGSWGVLGVILEVTLKTSPRPERSAWFVAKTDEPEQAIANILSSPAQPDAIDVINTKTLAVALSGFEEEVDWQLQAIKNLGIDLAPGDEPVVPTDSPVLAKIVCRPSDTIEVAQKLAQTASVDTLAHAGSGIVYAYSDDQGAADLLASLRSELGLKMMFWSLPPEKKATVRAWPELGDAAGLMKAIKQRFDPSGLFEPGRFFP, from the coding sequence ATGAGTCTTGAGATCGGCCTTCGCGCGCTGGTTGGCGAGGAAGGCCGAGTCTCGCCCCACGAGTTCGCGGTTGGCGGCCAATCGCCCCCGTTTGCCATTGCGCCAGTCAACGAAGAGGAGTTGGCCGCAACCCTCAAACACGCCTCTGCAAGCGGCGCGGGATGCTCGGTTTTCGGATCAGGCAGTATGCGCAACGCGGGCAATTCGCTCTCCCCATACGATTTCGCCCTCAGCGGCCATCGTCTCAAGCCCCTTATAGACTTTCAGCCGGAAGAGATGATCGTAACCGTTTCGTGCTCGGTTGCTTTTCCAGAACTGCAGCGGGCGTTGGCCGAGGCGGGACATTGGCTGCCATGGAATCCCCCGGCGTCGAACGGGACCATTGGCGGCATCATCGCCACGGGCCGCTCCGGATCGCTGCGCTTTCGTCATGGAACCCCGAGAGATCGCCTGCTGGCTATGCGCATGGCGCTCGCCAACGGCAACTTGATCAAAAGCGGCGCCAAGGTTGTCAAAAGCGTCGCGGGATACGACCTCCACCGCCTCTTTTGCGGCTCGTGGGGCGTTTTAGGCGTCATTCTGGAAGTTACGCTCAAAACCTCGCCCAGACCAGAGAGGTCAGCATGGTTCGTGGCCAAGACGGATGAACCGGAGCAGGCGATCGCCAACATCCTATCATCCCCGGCCCAGCCGGACGCGATCGACGTTATCAATACCAAGACCTTGGCTGTTGCGCTTTCGGGATTCGAAGAAGAAGTCGATTGGCAGCTGCAAGCGATCAAGAACTTAGGCATCGATCTTGCACCGGGCGACGAACCGGTCGTGCCCACTGATAGCCCGGTCTTAGCCAAAATCGTATGCAGACCCTCGGATACGATCGAAGTGGCTCAGAAACTGGCCCAAACAGCATCGGTCGATACCCTTGCCCATGCCGGCAGCGGCATCGTCTACGCCTATTCGGACGATCAGGGCGCCGCAGACCTGTTGGCCAGTCTGCGCAGCGAACTGGGCCTCAAAATGATGTTCTGGTCGTTGCCGCCAGAGAAGAAGGCCACCGTGAGAGCCTGGCCCGAGTTGGGCGATGCTGCCGGACTGATGAAAGCGATCAAACAGAGGTTCGACCCGAGCGGTCTCTTCGAGCCCGGGCGCTTCTTCCCCTAA
- a CDS encoding dihydroorotate dehydrogenase electron transfer subunit — translation MARWELTATILEHRRASPGQFELMLHAPPIAEVALPGQFVQLRAMDSLSPYLRRSYSILRANPDKGLISVFYSVQSAFTELLSMKPVGSSVRVLGPLGNWFQPVREAKRHILAAGGFGAPPLCYFASKLAPTLGKDDELVILIAARSRDLLVGLDEFRALGATALVATDDGSSGYRGQVTDLLRENLTTGSAVYACGPNGMLRSIARECISQSIPCQVSIESPMPCGLGVCLACAVKTPLPDGGTWYKRACADGPIFQANEIVWD, via the coding sequence ATGGCGCGATGGGAGCTGACGGCGACGATTCTTGAGCATCGTCGAGCGTCGCCCGGCCAGTTCGAACTGATGCTCCATGCCCCGCCCATCGCGGAGGTGGCTCTTCCTGGCCAGTTCGTTCAGTTGAGGGCTATGGACAGCCTCTCGCCCTATCTGCGCCGCTCTTATAGCATCTTGCGCGCCAATCCAGACAAGGGGTTGATCTCCGTTTTCTACTCTGTGCAGAGCGCCTTCACGGAATTGCTGTCGATGAAACCGGTCGGCTCGTCGGTGCGAGTTCTCGGGCCGTTGGGCAATTGGTTTCAGCCCGTTCGCGAGGCAAAGCGACATATTTTGGCCGCTGGGGGTTTTGGCGCCCCGCCCTTGTGCTATTTCGCTTCGAAGTTGGCTCCCACGCTCGGCAAAGATGATGAGTTGGTCATCCTGATCGCCGCCCGCAGTCGGGACCTGTTGGTGGGTTTGGACGAGTTTCGCGCATTGGGCGCAACGGCATTGGTGGCGACGGACGACGGCTCATCGGGCTACCGGGGCCAGGTAACGGATCTGCTGAGAGAGAATCTAACGACTGGGTCGGCGGTCTACGCTTGCGGGCCGAACGGAATGCTCCGTTCGATCGCCCGCGAGTGCATCTCGCAGAGCATTCCGTGCCAAGTCTCGATCGAATCTCCCATGCCGTGCGGTCTCGGAGTCTGCTTGGCTTGCGCGGTCAAGACGCCTTTGCCCGATGGCGGCACTTGGTACAAGCGAGCCTGCGCAGACGGTCCGATTTTTCAGGCCAACGAAATTGTTTGGGATTAA
- a CDS encoding MBL fold metallo-hydrolase → MIQTVPLGPLQANCYIVTCDKTNQCVVIDPGDEAAKVLSAIEGRQLIAIIATHAHFDHVLAVPELKRATGAPFWLPKDEWLLYGHETHTHPTMIGLPAGEPLPEPDRFINEPDEFSIGELRFRTMSVPGHAPDHVAFVMESDPPCVFSGDVLFRGSIGRYDIPGADRDKLMRSLERMKALPDNAIVYPGHGPSTTIGDEKRDNPYL, encoded by the coding sequence TTGATCCAAACGGTGCCGCTCGGCCCTCTTCAGGCGAACTGCTACATCGTAACTTGCGATAAGACCAATCAATGCGTCGTCATCGACCCGGGCGACGAGGCGGCCAAAGTCCTGAGCGCAATCGAAGGGCGGCAACTCATCGCAATCATCGCGACCCATGCGCACTTTGATCACGTTCTGGCCGTGCCCGAGCTGAAGCGAGCGACCGGCGCGCCTTTTTGGCTCCCAAAGGACGAATGGCTTCTTTACGGACACGAAACCCATACTCATCCGACCATGATCGGACTGCCCGCTGGCGAACCTCTGCCTGAACCCGACCGGTTCATTAACGAGCCGGACGAGTTCTCGATTGGTGAGCTTCGTTTCCGAACCATGTCCGTGCCCGGCCATGCGCCCGATCATGTCGCGTTTGTTATGGAAAGCGATCCGCCCTGCGTTTTTTCGGGCGATGTTCTGTTTAGAGGCAGCATCGGTCGATACGACATACCAGGCGCCGACCGAGACAAACTGATGCGATCGCTGGAGAGAATGAAGGCGCTGCCGGACAACGCGATCGTCTATCCCGGCCACGGTCCATCGACTACAATCGGGGACGAAAAGCGCGATAACCCCTATCTTTAA
- a CDS encoding (d)CMP kinase, producing the protein MERIIAIDGPAASGKSTLAKNLSRVLGFLYLDTGAMYRAIALKAKRSGIASDDAPSLSQIAETARIELTTENGSQRVLLDGQDVTDEIRLPEISTLASEVSVHSGVRRAMVRLQRQMAQLGRGLVCEGRDTTTVVFPKARLKIFLTASAQARAMRRCKELEERGTPISYEDALSQIIERDRRDSTRADSPLVKAADAVEIDTDDLSIEEVLAVALEHWRRRDVD; encoded by the coding sequence ATGGAGAGGATCATCGCGATCGACGGACCGGCGGCGTCGGGCAAGAGCACCTTGGCTAAGAACTTATCCAGAGTCTTGGGTTTCCTCTATTTGGACACTGGCGCGATGTATCGCGCGATCGCGCTGAAGGCCAAGCGATCAGGAATTGCAAGCGATGATGCGCCCTCTCTGAGCCAGATCGCCGAGACGGCGCGAATAGAGTTGACGACTGAAAACGGCAGCCAACGCGTGTTGCTGGACGGCCAAGACGTTACCGACGAGATACGCCTGCCAGAGATCTCGACTCTGGCCTCCGAAGTTTCTGTTCACAGCGGCGTTCGCCGTGCGATGGTCAGGCTACAACGACAAATGGCTCAATTGGGGCGCGGTCTTGTGTGCGAGGGCAGAGACACGACCACGGTCGTCTTTCCAAAAGCGCGGCTAAAGATATTCCTGACGGCATCGGCCCAGGCACGGGCGATGCGGCGGTGCAAGGAACTTGAAGAGCGCGGGACGCCGATCAGTTATGAAGACGCCTTGTCGCAGATCATCGAGCGAGACCGGCGAGATTCTACGCGAGCCGATTCGCCCCTTGTGAAGGCGGCAGACGCGGTTGAGATCGATACGGACGATCTGTCTATCGAAGAGGTGCTGGCCGTCGCGCTGGAGCATTGGCGGCGCCGCGATGTCGATTGA